A segment of the Calonectris borealis chromosome 2, bCalBor7.hap1.2, whole genome shotgun sequence genome:
TTTGTATAACGCTACCTTCATAATTTGCGCTTGAGAATGCTTTGGAACAAATAAAGATGTTGCAAGATCCTAAATCAGTGCAACTACTACTAATATCTatcagccctgcctgctgcagtgcagcatgcCCACGCTGGGTTTGTTCACCAtatcaaaatgccttttttttttgttgttttggaagagaagaaacaaattgcttaattttaaaagctgtataaCTGCTGGTTACAAGTCACTGTTTTCACTTCCTAACAAATGCAGAGCCTAAATGAAGATTATAAATTTGTATCTTACAACAACAGTGTGTGTGCGCGCAAGAACCTATTTTAATACTCGTCTGCTGAGCTGCTGTCAGATTGTACCGAAGAGTCTAACATTGCAGTATCACTATATTATGAACCACAGCCAAATTTTAATTACTACAAGCCATCTTAACAATGATACAAATCctgtatgtttttaaacaaaagcactcctgagattttgtttctgtattctttttcagATAGCAACAGTGAcaaaaattttgaaatgcaaatgctAAGCAAAGAATGACAGCTAGAAAATTACTTCTGTAACTCCAAATCTGTCTGAAGAAGCACAAATGGATCATGCTGAggtgtgggggaggggagggcaggaagaTGAACTCCATAAAGTATTACATTGCCAGTTCTGGAaagtttacatatttttcatttactgttcTATTCTCCTGGGAGGTTGCTGTTTTACGGATGCCTTCATAAATTCCAAATAGAATAGCTTTGAAATACATAACCTTTAGAAATAACTACACTTACAAAAACTGCTGAGCTACCTATTCCttttttccctggagaagagtcaCTTAACGCTGCTCACCTTCAAATTTTCATACTTACTTGGGCTCTAGGAATATATCACAATCCTTTACACCGCAGTATCACGCTTGAGATCAAGTAGCCCATTGAGTCtagttgtgctttttttccaATGCTGCCTCTCACCTGCTACTCTCTATGCTTCAATTTCCCTCTATatgtaataatagtaataactaTCATATAactttgtgaaatgctttgataTCTACCACTGAATAGTGTTATAAGGCAGGGGCCAGTGATTGCTGTTGTGGTGTCACAGGCACATTTTAATGGCACAGAAGAGATGGATTGCTGAGCCACTGCATTTGAAAGAAATACCCTGTAGGAGTCAATAGACTCTAGAGCCTGACTCAACCACAAGACTGACTGATTCTTTGAGAAGTATACGAACTAGCACTCTCTCCTACCTCACTCGACCCTTTAGCCCAACCTTCCTTGTATTTTTTACCAGCGTCCATCTTCTCCCACTGAGCAGGTATTTCCCAAGCAGCAATACATCAATTGCTTCATTAAAGTTCAGAACAACTACAGCTAACTCAAAGAAATCAACTCCCCAGCCCCCTTTTCCTCAAAAATCCCAGTATACCCTATCTGGTAACACTCTGGCAAAcagtttatgttcttaattttctccccaccccccaagccTCATTCCAGAGCCTGGCAGACTGCTGATGCCAAACTAGTGCAATTACATTGTCtgcatcactttttttgtttttccttcttccttggtTACAGTTaaatctccttcctcttctttgttGTAAGCTAAAGCAAAGTTGTTATTTAGGCTTTTATAGTTCCACCTACACATGCTAAGTGCCCAGCATCTCCACTTCTTCCCCTGACCTTCTTTTGCTTATATAAGTAAGATactgtttttaatttccttcacGCAACCTTCAGGTTTCTTTAGCAACAGCTAACATACTCTGACACTTTCTGCCTCCAAGATAAACCCTTCTTTGCCAATCAAGGCCATTTTCCAATTCTATCaagtttcctttttattccttaaGAACCCCCGTGCTACATTAACATTTGCTGCCTTCTATCCCTTGCAGTACAAATCCCAgactttttatatttaaactccAAATATCCTCAGTGTTTACTACCTGGAATTTTTTCCTGCCAATGACTTCACTGGCCTGCTCCtttaaactttttgaaaataaagaaatgaggtattcctggttttttccttcatttaaaaaaaaaaacaacccctgaACACGGgctccattttattttctgcaacatCTATATAAACCTAGCCAAGTCTAAAGTAACATCATCTCAGTTGGCTCGGTTTTTTACTGCTCCCAGAGAAAGGATAACTAAGAAAGATTTTATTAGTAGCAAAGGAGCTTGCAGGTGATGGTAAAACAAGGTCAAATGTACTCGGCTATCAAAGAGGCTAGTTAATATCTCCCTGACGCACACTCAGGAAGCCGAGATCCCCTAGGATAACCTCAGAGATGTTATTACCTTGTTAATAGACCGTGTAAGACTCAAAATTCATGCTCCGAGGGCCTAGGGGCACACACGCAGGTATGAAgtgtccccccttccccgcccagCTACCCTCACACAGAGGGGCGAGGACGGCATGCCTCCATCCGGTCCCCCTTCCTCACCCCTCCCGGGAAAGGCGGTGCTCCCCGGGACCCCTCTGGACTCGCCGGCAGGTACGCGACCTCCCCAACGGTTTCTGCCCCTCCAGCGCCCGGCCCCGTACGGCAGCCAGGGCCGCCTGACGGCGGGGGCTACCGTTCCTCAGAGCCCTCCGGGATGGCCTGAGGCAGAGCGCTGCCAACCCGGGGCAAAAGAGGAAGCGGCCACAGCCTCCTACCTCGCCCGGGCTCGGGAGCCAAACCGGGCTGCGGGGGCAGGCTGCCCGCCCCGAGCGCCCCGCCAGGCCGTTGTTTGCGGCTCCGTTGCTAGGAGACGCCGCGCACACGTACTGAGAGCCAATGGGTGGGAAGAGGAGCTCTGATTGGAGGACTCCGCCTGTCACTCCTAGCACTACCTCCGGCGGCGTGGCGTCGttcccggaggaggaggagggaggcggccACGGCCGCCATGGGCGTCCAGGGGCTGACGGGCTTCGTGGAGGAGCGCGGGGCGTTTTTCACCGAGCTGCGGGTGAGGGACACCAAGCTGGTCATTGACGGGAGCAGCCTCTACCATCGGCTGTGCTTCGCCTCCGCCGTCGAATTCCGCCGCGGCGGCGACTACGGCGCCTTCGCGGCGGCCGTGCGCGACTTTTTCGGCAGCCTGCGGGCCTGCCGCGTCGCCCCCTTCGTGGTGCTGGACGGCGGGCGCGGCGTCGACGACAGGAAGCTGCCTACgctgcggggccgcgccgccgagCGGCTGCGGGCGGCCCACGGCCTCTCCCGCGGCGACGGCGGCTGCCTGGTGCCGCTGCTGACCCGCGAGGCCTTCGTGCAGGCGCTGGGCCGGCTCGGCGTGCCCTTCGTACAGTGCTTCGCCGAGGCTGACCGGGAGATCGCCGGGCTGGCCAACCGCTGGGGCTGCCCCGTCCTCTCCCTCGATAGCGACTTCTGCGTCTTCGACCTGGCGGCCGGCTACTGCCCCCTGAGCCACTTCCAGTGGCAGAGCGTGTGCGCCGGAGAGGGGGCGCAGGGCTGCTACGTGCCCGCTCGCTGCTTTTCCGTGGAGAAGTTCTGCAGGCACTTCAGTCAGCTGAACAGAAGCCTGCTCCCTCTCTTTGCCGTCATGAGCGGGAACGACCATATCGATCTGGCAGCTCTGGAGGCGTTCTTCAGCAGGGTGCGCTTGCCGAGGGGgtgggcggcggggaagggggggaagcacGTCCGCCTTCAGGGGCTGCTGAACTGGCTGGCGCAGTTTGCTGAGCCCACCGAGGCTGTCGACAACGTGCTGAAATACCTTAAGAAACACCAGAGAGAAGAAGTAAGGGAGCTTCTGTGCACTTCAATGGAGGATTATACTCCGTCTGACGTGAATCTTGAGGACTTTTTTCAAAACGGAAAGTATGAATGTGAGGCTGCCAGGCAAACAGACTTACCGCAGTGGGTACTTGATGCTTTGGCAAAAGGTAAGCTGGCCCCATTCATCAGCGATGCCCTGATACTCAGAAGTACCTTCCTCCATGTTCAGGTGGAGAACATGCAGAGACTTAGCGCACATAACACAGCTTTGCCCATTCGACAA
Coding sequences within it:
- the ASTE1 gene encoding single-strand DNA endonuclease ASTE1 isoform X2, with product MGVQGLTGFVEERGAFFTELRVRDTKLVIDGSSLYHRLCFASAVEFRRGGDYGAFAAAVRDFFGSLRACRVAPFVVLDGGRGVDDRKLPTLRGRAAERLRAAHGLSRGDGGCLVPLLTREAFVQALGRLGVPFVQCFAEADREIAGLANRWGCPVLSLDSDFCVFDLAAGYCPLSHFQWQSVCAGEGAQGCYVPARCFSVEKFCRHFSQLNRSLLPLFAVMSGNDHIDLAALEAFFSRVRLPRGWAAGKGGKHVRLQGLLNWLAQFAEPTEAVDNVLKYLKKHQREEVRELLCTSMEDYTPSDVNLEDFFQNGKYECEAARQTDLPQWVLDALAKGKLAPFISDALILRSTFLHVQVENMQRLSAHNTALPIRQVIYGLLLKVSQNTEATSPSKQTNELPVVCEFDRLQKTLKKTFVQAASLPTDFCDDHFPLDKLMEVPMSCRQMLLLETLGVKMNFLESVPSHLQLPVAVTCYWICCSEPKVKLHQLKALLLMIVSGELHRITNDPDPTVVRAEDDSIAYNEFLKWKEKKLQNKDFDLDAAHSFCQWQCCLQMGLYLNQLLCTPLSEPDLTRLYNGTLVHRLYQELKSTSSVENLFSSSPKMTQLYQILLNTVESTLSPDFFQKMTKTKSESCKKKKASNKKKKAIRCAIPETQHLCNINRFASLGVDD
- the ASTE1 gene encoding single-strand DNA endonuclease ASTE1 isoform X1, whose translation is MGVQGLTGFVEERGAFFTELRVRDTKLVIDGSSLYHRLCFASAVEFRRGGDYGAFAAAVRDFFGSLRACRVAPFVVLDGGRGVDDRKLPTLRGRAAERLRAAHGLSRGDGGCLVPLLTREAFVQALGRLGVPFVQCFAEADREIAGLANRWGCPVLSLDSDFCVFDLAAGYCPLSHFQWQSVCAGEGAQGCYVPARCFSVEKFCRHFSQLNRSLLPLFAVMSGNDHIDLAALEAFFSRVRLPRGWAAGKGGKHVRLQGLLNWLAQFAEPTEAVDNVLKYLKKHQREEVRELLCTSMEDYTPSDVNLEDFFQNGKYECEAARQTDLPQWVLDALAKGKLAPFISDALILRSTFLHVQVENMQRLSAHNTALPIRQVIYGLLLKVSQNTEATSPSKQTNELPVVCEFDRLQKTLKKTFVQAASLPTDFCDDHFPLDKLMEVPMSCRQMLLLETLGVKMNFLESVPSHLQLPVAVTCYWICCSEPKVKLHQLKALLLMIVSGELHRITNDPDPTVVRAEDDSIAYNEFLKWKEKKLQNKDFDLDAAHSFCQWQCCLQMGLYLNQLLCTPLSEPDLTRLYNGTLVHRLYQELKSTSSVENLFSSSPKMTQLYQILLNTVESTLSPDFFQKMTKTKSESCKKKKASNKKKKAIRKKTATY